CGACGCGGTGAAGCAATTCGTGAATGACGGCGATACCGTCGCGCTCGAAGGCTTCACCCACCTGATCCCAACGGCGGCGGGTCACGAAATCATTCGTCAGGGCAAGAAAGACCTGACCCTGGTACGGATGACGCCTGACCTGATCTACGACCAGTTGATCGGTGCCGGTTGTGCTCGCAAGCTGGTGTTCTCCTGGGGCGGCAACCCGGGCGTCGGTTCCCTGCACCGTCTGCGTGACGCCGTCGAGAAGCAGTGGCCGCATGCGCTGGAAATCGAAGAACACAGCCACGCCGACCTGGCCAACGCCTACGTTGCCGGCGCTTCCGGCCTGCCGTTCGCGGTGCTGCGTGCCTACGCCGGTTCCGACCTGCCGAAGGTCAACCCGCTGATCAAGTCCGTCACCTGCCCGTTCACCGGCGAAGTGCTGGCTGCCGTGCCTTCGGTGCGCCCGGACGTCACCGTGATCCACGCGCAGAAAGCCGACCGCAAGGGCAACGTGCTGCTGTGGGGCATTCTCGGCGTGCAGAAAGAAGCCGTGCTGGCCGCCAAGCGCTGCATCGTCACCGTTGAAGAAATCGTCGACGACCTCAATGCGCCGATGAACTCCTGCGTCCTGCCGACCTGGGCCCTGAGCGCGGTCTGCCACGTACCGGGCGGCGCGCATCCGTCCTACGCCCACGGTTACAACGAGCGTGACAACCGCTTCTACCAGGCCTGGGACCCGATTGCCCGCGACCGTGAAACCTTCACCGCGTGGATCAACGAATTCATCCACGGCAGCGCTGACTTCAGCGAGTTCAAGGCCAAGCTGGCCGCCGCTTCGGAGGCGAAGTAATGACTTACACCACCAATGAAATGATGACCGTCGCCGCTGCCCGTCGCCTGAAGAACGGCTCGGTGTGCTTCGTGGGCATCGGCCTGCCATCCAAAGCGGCCAACCTGGCCCGCCTGACGTCTTCGCCCGACGTGGTCCTGATCTACGAGTCGGGCCCGATCGGCGCCAAGCCAAGCGTGCTGCCACTGTCGATCGGTGACGGTGAACTGGCGGAAACTGCCGACACCGTGGTGCCGACTGGCGAGATTTTCCGCTACTGGCTGCAGGGCGGTCGCATCGACGTCGGCTTCCTCGGCGCCGCCCAGGTCGACCGCTTCGGCAACATCAACACCACCGTGGTTGGCGATTACCACTCGCCGAAAGTCCGTCTGCCGGGCGCTGGCGGTGCACCGGAGATTGCCGGTTCCGCCAAGAGCGTGCTGATCATCCTCAAGCAATCGGCGCGTTCGTTCGTCGACAAGCTGGACTTCATCACCTCGGTCGGCCACGGCGAAGGCGGCGACTCGCGCAAGCGTCTCGGTCTGCCAGGCGCAGGGCCAGTGGGGATCATCACCGACCTGTGCACCATGGAGCCGGAAGCCGGCACCAACGAATTCGTGGTCACCGCACTGCACCCGGGCGTGACCCGCGAGCAAGTGGTTGCCGCCACCGGCTGGCCGATCCGTTTCGCCGACAGCGTTGCCGTGACCGCCGAGCCGACTGAAGTCGAGCTGACCGCGCTGCGTGACCTGGAAGCCCGTACCGCTGCCGCCCACGGCCAAGCCCCTGGAGAAGCGTGATGCGTGACGTCTATATCTGCGACGCGATTCGCACCCCCATCGGCCGCTTCGGCGGCGGCCTGTCGGCGGTCCGCGCCGACGACCTGGCCGCCGTGCCGATCAAGGCGCTGATGGAGCGCAATCCGTCGGTGGACTGGACGGCGGTGGACGAGGTGTTCCTCGGCTGCGC
This genomic interval from Pseudomonas putida contains the following:
- a CDS encoding CoA transferase subunit A — encoded protein: MAEILSLHDAVKQFVNDGDTVALEGFTHLIPTAAGHEIIRQGKKDLTLVRMTPDLIYDQLIGAGCARKLVFSWGGNPGVGSLHRLRDAVEKQWPHALEIEEHSHADLANAYVAGASGLPFAVLRAYAGSDLPKVNPLIKSVTCPFTGEVLAAVPSVRPDVTVIHAQKADRKGNVLLWGILGVQKEAVLAAKRCIVTVEEIVDDLNAPMNSCVLPTWALSAVCHVPGGAHPSYAHGYNERDNRFYQAWDPIARDRETFTAWINEFIHGSADFSEFKAKLAAASEAK
- a CDS encoding CoA-transferase subunit beta, translating into MTYTTNEMMTVAAARRLKNGSVCFVGIGLPSKAANLARLTSSPDVVLIYESGPIGAKPSVLPLSIGDGELAETADTVVPTGEIFRYWLQGGRIDVGFLGAAQVDRFGNINTTVVGDYHSPKVRLPGAGGAPEIAGSAKSVLIILKQSARSFVDKLDFITSVGHGEGGDSRKRLGLPGAGPVGIITDLCTMEPEAGTNEFVVTALHPGVTREQVVAATGWPIRFADSVAVTAEPTEVELTALRDLEARTAAAHGQAPGEA